In Dermacentor variabilis isolate Ectoservices chromosome 7, ASM5094787v1, whole genome shotgun sequence, a genomic segment contains:
- the roh gene encoding reduction of Rh1 gives MQALRQVAGVVARVSRQQTTSAAASPAKAAAAAGATSRRMKYPYTLTAKVAQFPYKFHFQKFWLIRYYLCGGLVIYMVFMVYPIHKAVNSPANVEAHKKLMRKVAEQHGHH, from the exons ATGCAGGCCCTGCGGCAGGTCGCCGGTGTCGTCGCCAGAGTGTCCAG GCAGCAGACCACTTCCGCGGCAGCTTCTCCCGCAAAGGCGGCTGCCGCCGCCGGGGCGACCAGCAGGCGCATGAAGTACCCCTACACACTGACGGCAAAGGTCGCCCAGTTCCCCTACAAGTTCCACTTCCAGAAATTCTGGCTCATCAGATACTACCTGTGCGGTGGCCTCGTGATCTACATGGTCTTCATGGTGTATCCCATCCACAAGGCGG TTAACTCTCCAGCGAATGTTGAGGCTCACAAGAAACTCATGCGCAAGGTTGCAGAAC agcacGGGCACCACTGA